In one Lycium barbarum isolate Lr01 chromosome 7, ASM1917538v2, whole genome shotgun sequence genomic region, the following are encoded:
- the LOC132602810 gene encoding large ribosomal subunit protein uL16-like isoform X1 — translation MGRRPARCYRQIKGKPYPKSRFNRGVPDPKIRIYDVGMKKKGVDEFPCCVHLVSWEKENVSSEALEAARIACNKYMSKNAGKDAFHLRVRAHPFHVLRINKMLSCAGADRLQTGMRGAFGKPLGTSARISIGQVLLSVRCRDSSSHHAQEALRRAKFKFPGRQRIIVSSKWGFTPFKRSDYLKWRAEKRIVPDGVNAKLLGCQGPLAAREPGRAFLPGTV, via the exons ATGGGTAGAA GACCTGCTAGGTGTTATCGTCAAATAAAGGGAAAGCCCTATCCAAAATCACGATTTAATCGTGGTGTGCCTGATCCTAAGATTAGGATTTACGACGTTGGCATGAAGAAAAAAGGGGTCGATGAGTTCCCGTGCTGTGTGCATTTGGTTAGTTGGGAGAAAGAGAATGTGTCTAGTGAGGCCTTGGAAGCTGCACGTATCGCTTGCAACAAGTACATGTCGAAGAATGCAGGAAAGGATGCTTTTCACCTGAGGGTTAGAGCTCATCCTTTCCATGTTTTGCGCATAAATAAGATGTTGTCTTGTGCTGGAGCTGATAGGCTCCAGACAGGTATGAGGGGAGCATTCGGCAAGCCTCTTGGGACTTCTGCGCGCATTTCTATTGGCCAGGTTTTGCTTTCTGTTAGATGCAGGGATTCGAGCTCTCATCATGCTCAAGAGGCTTTGCGTCGTGCAAAGTTCAAGTTTCCTGGTCGCCAGAGAATCATTGTTAGCAGTAAATG GGGGTTCACACCATTCAAGCGTAGCGATTATCTGAAATGGAGAGCTGAGAAAAGGATCGTGCCAGATGGCGTCAATGCTAAG CTCCTTGGCTGTCAGGGACCTTTAGCTGCAAGGGAACCTGGACGAGCGTTTTTACCTGGGACCGTTTGA
- the LOC132602810 gene encoding large ribosomal subunit protein uL16-like isoform X2, protein MKKKGVDEFPCCVHLVSWEKENVSSEALEAARIACNKYMSKNAGKDAFHLRVRAHPFHVLRINKMLSCAGADRLQTGMRGAFGKPLGTSARISIGQVLLSVRCRDSSSHHAQEALRRAKFKFPGRQRIIVSSKWGFTPFKRSDYLKWRAEKRIVPDGVNAKLLGCQGPLAAREPGRAFLPGTV, encoded by the exons ATGAAGAAAAAAGGGGTCGATGAGTTCCCGTGCTGTGTGCATTTGGTTAGTTGGGAGAAAGAGAATGTGTCTAGTGAGGCCTTGGAAGCTGCACGTATCGCTTGCAACAAGTACATGTCGAAGAATGCAGGAAAGGATGCTTTTCACCTGAGGGTTAGAGCTCATCCTTTCCATGTTTTGCGCATAAATAAGATGTTGTCTTGTGCTGGAGCTGATAGGCTCCAGACAGGTATGAGGGGAGCATTCGGCAAGCCTCTTGGGACTTCTGCGCGCATTTCTATTGGCCAGGTTTTGCTTTCTGTTAGATGCAGGGATTCGAGCTCTCATCATGCTCAAGAGGCTTTGCGTCGTGCAAAGTTCAAGTTTCCTGGTCGCCAGAGAATCATTGTTAGCAGTAAATG GGGGTTCACACCATTCAAGCGTAGCGATTATCTGAAATGGAGAGCTGAGAAAAGGATCGTGCCAGATGGCGTCAATGCTAAG CTCCTTGGCTGTCAGGGACCTTTAGCTGCAAGGGAACCTGGACGAGCGTTTTTACCTGGGACCGTTTGA